The following are encoded together in the Phaseolus vulgaris cultivar G19833 chromosome 9, P. vulgaris v2.0, whole genome shotgun sequence genome:
- the LOC137820532 gene encoding pentatricopeptide repeat-containing protein At1g18900-like, with protein sequence MQNMLRAKQISTLSSNARSFLLGGSRCNGADGNSCTCPEDETCISRGQQRKNSEDLVVQKPSSLVSKTTSQVVGTLVSGSLANGPASHKAGDVGQSGCVQQIRSTSFAPSRPDSVTYACVVDGVQDHVAHSSSVNADQFYRAGIAAVNFISDVVNYKFPLSDGMGILNYSKNYMVDPGRALPSIRSSNVKQIRKESFTAVHPKPPVSTHPGPSKPTNNHHGAKGKGDKSNLAKGFKPVASPGIEKSGEAPNIPVNSHDRRALPQRTRTRPNRFVTNFGSNMPSSNPQMAGSFKESFCKYTRNVNMAAGIAPSNRHFTNSGHVVDMVKDMLRQLKWGPATEKALCNLNFSIDAYQANQILKQLQDHSVALSFFYWLKLQPGFWHDGHTYTTMVGILGRAREFGAINKLLEQMVKDGCQPNVVTYNRLIHSYGRANYLREALNVFNQMQKMGCEPDRVTYCTLIDIHAKAGFLDVAMSMYERMQEVGLSPDTFTYSVMINCLGKSGNLSAAHRLFCEMVEQGCVPNIVTYNILIALQAKARNYQTALKLYRDMQNAGFKPDKVTYSIVMEVLGHCGYLEEAEAVFIKMKQNNWIPDEPVYGLLIDLWGKAGNVEKAWEWYQAMVRAGLLPNVPTCNSLLSAFLRVHRLPDAYNLLQNMVALGLNPSLQTYTLLLSCCTEAQSMYDMCFCRELMAVTGHPAHTFLQSMPAAGPDGQNVRDHVSRFLDLMHSEDREGKRGLVDAVVDFLHKSGLKEEAGSVWEVAAQKNVYPDAVKEKSSCYWLINLHVMSDGTAVTALSRTLASFRQKMLTSGVGPNRIDIITGWGRRSRVTGSSLVRQTVHELLNLFSFPFFTENGNSGCFVGCGEPLSQWLNHSYVERMHLL encoded by the exons ATGCAG AATATGTTAAGAGCAAAGCAGATCAGTACCCTTTCGAGTAATGCTAGGAGTTTTTTGCTTGGGGGTTCGCGATGTAATGGAGCTGATGGCAATTCATGCACTTGCCCTGAGGATGAAACATGTATCTCAAGAGGACAGCAGAGAAAAAATAGTGAAGATTTGGTTGTTCAGAAACCTTCTTCCTTAGTATCCAAAACCACATCTCAAGTTGTAGGAACACTGGTCTCGGGAAGCTTGGCAAATGGGCCTGCTTCTCACAAGGCTGGGGATGTTGGTCAATCTGGTTGTGTACAACAAATTCGGTCTACTTCGTTTGCACCGAGTAGGCCGGACTCTGTGACATACGCTTGTGTTGTTGATGGTGTTCAGGACCATGTTGCTCATTCGTCTTCTGTTAATGCTGACCAGTTTTATAGGGCCGGTATTGCTGCTGTTAATTTTATTTCTGATGTAGTTAATTATAAGTTTCCTTTGTCAGATGGCATGGGAATACTAAACTACTCTAAGAATTATATGGTTGATCCTGGCAGAGCCCTACCCAGCATTAGATCTTCCAATGTGAAGCAAATTAGAAAGGAGAGTTTTACTGCCGTTCATCCCAAACCACCTGTCTCTACTCATCCCGGGCCATCAAAACCTACGAATAATCATCATGGGGCAAAGGGAAAAGGTGATAAATCAAATTTAGCTAAAGGCTTTAAGCCTGTTGCTTCTCCAGGGATAGAGAAGTCAGGGGAAGCTCCAAATATTCCAGTAAATAGCCATGATCGCAGAGCCTTGCCACAGAGAACAAGAACTCGTCCAAACCGCTTTGTGACAAATTTTGGTTCTAATATGCCAAGTTCAAATCCACAGATGGCAGGGTCATTCAAGGAAAGTTTCTGTAAATACACAAGGAATGTGAATATGGCAGCAGGAATTGCTCCATCAAACAGGCATTTTACTAATTCTGGGCATGTTGTGGATATGGTTAAAGATATGCTGAGACAGTTAAAGTGGGGTCCTGCTACGGAGAAGGCTCTTTGTAACCTGAATTTTTCAATTGATGCATACCAAGCTAACCAGATCCTAAAGCAACTTCAAGATCATTCTGTTGCTCTAAGCTTCTTTTACTGGCTAAAGCTACAACCGGGCTTCTGGCATGATGGGCATACTTACACCACCATGGTTGGTATCCTGGGCCGGGCAAGAGAGTTTGGTGCTATTAACAAATTGCTAGAGCAGATGGTCAAGGATGGATGCCAGCCTAATGTTGTTACTTACAACCGTCTAATTCACAGCTATGGCCGTGCAAACTACCTAAGGGAGGCACTGAATGTGTTCAACCAAATGCAGAAGATGGGATGTGAACCAGATCGTGTTACTTACTGCACACTCATAGATATCCATGCAAAAGCTGGATTTCTTGATGTGGCTATGTCTATGTATGAAAGAATGCAAGAAGTTGGCCTTTCTCCTGACACATTTACATACAGTGTCATGATCAACTGCCTTGGAAAATCTGGTAACTTGTCTGCTGCTCATAGGCTATTTTGTGAAATGGTTGAGCAGGGTTGTGTTCCTAATATTGTCACTTACAATATCTTGATTGCTTTACAAGCTAAAGCAAGGAACTATCAGACAGCATTGAAACTATACCGTGACATGCAGAATGCAGGATTTAAACCTGACAAAGTTACTTACAGCATTGTAATGGAGGTACTCGGTCACTGTGGGTATCTTGAGGAGGCAGAAGCAGTTTTCATTAAGATGAAACAGAACAATTGGATTCCTGATGAACCCGTGTATGGTCTTCTGATAGATCTGTGGGGAAAGGCTGGTAATGTTGAGAAGGCTTGGGAATGGTATCAGGCCATGGTGAGAGCAGGTTTGCTTCCAAATGTACCAACTTGCAATTCACTTCTGAGTGCATTCCTAAGGGTGCATCGATTACCAGATGCATACAATCTTCTCCAAAACATGGTGGCTCTTGGCTTAAACCCCTCTTTGCAGACTTACACTCTACTTCTAAGTTGTTGTACGGAGGCACAATCGATGTATGATATGTGTTTTTGTCGTGAGCTTATGGCAGTTACTGGCCATCCAGCACATACATTCTTACAGTCCATGCCAGCAGCTGGACCTGATGGTCAAAACGTGCGGGATCATGTGAGCAGATTCCTAGACCTTATGCATTCTGAGGATAGAGAAGGCAAAAGAGGGCTTGTGGATGCAGTGGTGGACTTTCTTCACAAATCTGGGCTGAAGGAGGAGGCTGGTTCAGTTTGGGAGGTGGCTGCTCAAAAAAATGTGTATCCTGATGCTGTGAAGGAGAAAAGCTCTTGTTATTGGCTTATAAATCTTCATGTCATGTCTGATGGAACTGCTGTAACAGCATTGTCTAGGACCCTTGCTTCGTTTCGCCAGAAGATGCTGACATCTGGGGTTGGCCCTAACAGGATAGATATCATCACTGGATGGGGTCGAAGGAGTAGGGTGACAGGTTCTTCTCTTGTGAGACAGACAGTGCATGAACTGCTGAATCTCTTCAGTTTCCCATTTTTCACTGAAAATGGAAATTCAGGCTGTTTTGTAGGATGTGGGGAGCCTCTTAGTCAATGGTTGAACCACTCTTATGTTGAGCGAATGCATTTACTATAA